A DNA window from Borrelia sp. HM contains the following coding sequences:
- the rplR gene encoding 50S ribosomal protein L18, producing the protein MKKVKEAEKRNIKRKKRIRNRIGFGVADRPRVTVFKSNKYFYVQVIDDIAGHTLASVSTIDKDLKLNKNVNDVKKLGEILAKKLKDKKINRLIFDRNGYKYHGLIASFATSLREAGIDV; encoded by the coding sequence ATGAAAAAAGTCAAAGAAGCTGAAAAAAGAAATATAAAGCGTAAAAAAAGAATAAGGAATAGAATTGGATTTGGTGTTGCAGATAGACCTAGGGTTACAGTTTTTAAATCCAATAAATATTTTTATGTTCAAGTTATTGATGACATTGCGGGTCATACACTTGCTAGTGTTTCTACTATTGATAAAGATCTTAAATTGAACAAAAATGTTAATGATGTAAAGAAGCTTGGTGAAATCCTTGCAAAGAAACTTAAGGATAAAAAAATAAATAGACTTATTTTTGATAGGAATGGTTATAAGTATCATGGCCTGATTGCAAGTTTTGCAACTTCTTTGCGAGAAGCCGGTATTGATGTTTAG
- the rpsE gene encoding 30S ribosomal protein S5 has product MVESQVHKKQIEKLISLNRVTKVVKGGRRFSFAAFMIVGDGEGRVGWGFGKANDASDAIKKSLTNARKHLRLVPIKRGTLPHMVIGDFKKAKVLIKPATQGTGIIAGGPVRAVMEALGVHDILSKSLGSNNSMNVVKATFKAFDLVLDGREVAKIRGKTLRTLWG; this is encoded by the coding sequence ATGGTGGAATCTCAAGTTCATAAAAAGCAAATAGAAAAATTAATATCATTAAATAGGGTTACTAAGGTTGTAAAAGGTGGAAGAAGATTTTCTTTTGCTGCTTTTATGATTGTTGGTGATGGGGAAGGTCGTGTTGGTTGGGGATTTGGTAAAGCCAATGATGCCAGTGATGCAATAAAGAAAAGTTTAACAAATGCTAGGAAGCATTTAAGACTTGTTCCAATTAAGAGAGGAACTCTGCCTCATATGGTCATTGGTGATTTTAAAAAAGCTAAAGTTTTAATTAAACCAGCTACTCAAGGTACTGGTATTATTGCAGGTGGACCTGTTCGTGCTGTCATGGAAGCTTTGGGAGTTCATGACATATTAAGTAAATCTCTTGGCTCAAATAATTCTATGAATGTAGTAAAAGCTACTTTTAAAGCATTCGATTTGGTTTTAGATGGTAGAGAAGTAGCAAAGATAAGAGGTAAAACTTTAAGGACTTTATGGGGTTAA
- the rpmD gene encoding 50S ribosomal protein L30 has product MIKRKLRLQLKKTRFKASRSRRKNKAFISKMKENREILAKSDIKVEVQLNRSLIGKLDTKIKTLKALGLKRIGDRKIHILNKSIQGMLKSVISMILLSEVKNG; this is encoded by the coding sequence ATGATTAAGAGAAAATTGAGACTTCAGTTAAAAAAAACTAGGTTTAAAGCTTCTAGGTCTAGACGTAAAAATAAAGCTTTTATTAGCAAAATGAAAGAAAATAGGGAAATTCTTGCTAAAAGTGATATTAAAGTAGAGGTGCAACTTAATAGAAGTCTTATTGGTAAGTTAGACACTAAGATTAAGACATTGAAAGCTTTAGGTTTAAAGAGGATAGGAGATAGGAAAATTCATATTTTAAATAAGTCTATACAAGGTATGCTTAAGAGTGTAATTAGCATGATCTTGTTAAGTGAGGTAAAAAATGGTTAA
- the rplO gene encoding 50S ribosomal protein L15 — protein sequence MVNLRKPLGANRSRKIVGRGPGSGLGKTSGRGQKGQKARNTSPGVGFEGGQTPLYRRLPRRGFSNHDYKVRYEIVGLGDIDKKFEAGDLVSYITLLEKGLVSKNKKNIKILANGELTKKVNFEVSRISKSAEESATKIGCNIKLI from the coding sequence ATGGTTAATCTAAGGAAACCTTTAGGGGCTAATAGATCGCGAAAGATTGTTGGCAGAGGCCCAGGTTCTGGTCTTGGAAAAACTTCTGGTCGAGGACAAAAAGGACAAAAAGCCAGAAATACTTCACCAGGTGTTGGTTTTGAAGGGGGACAAACTCCTCTTTATAGAAGACTTCCAAGAAGAGGTTTTTCCAATCATGATTATAAGGTTAGATATGAGATTGTGGGGCTTGGAGATATAGATAAAAAATTTGAGGCAGGAGATTTGGTAAGTTATATCACTTTGTTAGAAAAAGGTCTTGTAAGCAAAAATAAGAAAAATATTAAAATTTTGGCTAATGGTGAGCTTACAAAGAAAGTGAATTTTGAAGTTTCTCGTATTTCAAAATCTGCTGAAGAATCTGCAACAAAAATTGGTTGCAATATTAAATTGATTTAG
- the secY gene encoding preprotein translocase subunit SecY — protein sequence MKGLFFNLFTIRDLRNKFLFTLFILFLFRVGSYLPIPGIDPVALRSYFKSQSDFSITNYFDFFSGGAFSNFSIFMLSIGPYISASIIIQLLVYSFPSLKKMQEGDNGRKKVKKYTKYLTIVAAVAQGYATSLYAKSIPGALNFSFYRYIFIAILTVTTGTFILLWFGEQINQKGIGNGVSLIIFSGIVVRLQAGLFNLFQSMRDPSQNINPVFVILVLSIFILVVILIIYEYKAQRRIAIHYARANLRNTVSSYLPIKLNPSGVLPVIFASVLITLPLQILSGFAEVSVLSRQILSYLKPNGFYYTLLNVVLIIGFTYFYSKIQLSPKDVSNNIRTNGGTIPGVKADEMEGYLDKIMNRTLFSGSIFLSIIAIIPFLVQNIFRFPYNVSRIMGSSSLLIMVGVALDTLIQIDAYLKTQGLSRGTGKQYAFLQKI from the coding sequence ATGAAAGGATTGTTTTTTAATTTATTTACAATTAGGGATTTAAGAAATAAATTTTTATTTACTCTATTTATTCTTTTTCTTTTTAGAGTGGGTTCTTACTTACCAATACCAGGAATAGATCCAGTGGCTCTTAGGAGTTATTTTAAATCTCAATCAGATTTTTCAATTACTAATTATTTTGATTTTTTTTCAGGTGGTGCATTTAGTAATTTTTCTATATTTATGCTTAGCATAGGTCCTTATATTTCAGCATCTATTATTATTCAGCTTCTTGTTTATTCTTTTCCTTCTCTTAAAAAGATGCAAGAAGGAGATAATGGAAGAAAAAAAGTAAAGAAATACACTAAATATTTAACAATTGTTGCAGCAGTAGCGCAAGGATATGCTACTAGTCTTTATGCCAAAAGTATTCCAGGAGCACTTAATTTCTCTTTTTATAGATATATTTTTATTGCTATTTTAACGGTTACAACAGGTACTTTTATTCTGTTATGGTTTGGTGAGCAAATTAATCAAAAAGGAATTGGGAATGGTGTGTCTTTAATAATTTTTTCAGGAATAGTTGTTAGGCTTCAGGCGGGTTTGTTTAATTTGTTTCAAAGCATGCGAGACCCATCTCAAAATATTAATCCTGTTTTTGTTATATTAGTTTTAAGTATTTTTATTTTGGTTGTCATATTAATCATATATGAATATAAAGCCCAAAGGCGTATAGCTATACATTATGCTAGAGCAAACTTAAGAAATACAGTTAGTTCATATTTGCCAATCAAGCTTAATCCATCAGGTGTTTTACCTGTTATTTTTGCGTCAGTGCTTATTACTTTGCCTTTACAAATTTTGAGTGGATTTGCAGAAGTTTCTGTTCTCTCAAGACAAATTTTATCTTATTTAAAGCCTAATGGATTTTATTATACATTATTAAATGTAGTATTAATAATAGGATTTACATATTTTTATTCAAAGATACAATTAAGTCCAAAGGATGTAAGTAATAATATTCGAACAAATGGAGGGACTATTCCGGGTGTAAAGGCGGATGAAATGGAGGGTTATTTAGATAAAATTATGAATAGAACGTTATTTTCAGGTTCTATTTTTTTGTCTATTATTGCAATTATTCCATTTTTAGTGCAAAATATTTTTAGATTTCCTTATAATGTCTCAAGGATTATGGGTAGTTCTTCGCTTCTTATTATGGTGGGAGTAGCTCTTGATACGTTAATTCAGATTGATGCGTATTTAAAGACCCAAGGATTGTCTCGTGGAACTGGTAAACAGTATGCTTTTTTGCAAAAAATTTAG
- the rpmJ gene encoding 50S ribosomal protein L36, giving the protein MKVRASVKPICEKCKVIKRKGVVRIICDNLKHKQRQK; this is encoded by the coding sequence ATGAAAGTTAGAGCAAGCGTAAAGCCAATTTGTGAAAAATGCAAAGTAATAAAAAGAAAGGGTGTTGTAAGAATTATTTGTGATAATCTTAAACACAAACAAAGACAAAAATAA
- the rpsM gene encoding 30S ribosomal protein S13, with the protein MARIAGIDLPNNKQLQIALTSIYGIGRSRALEICRKTNIAPERRAKDLDNDEVNKLRKIIENDYVIEGKLRSELAMSIKRLMDIACYRGLRHRKGLPLRGQRTKTNARTRKGKRKTVANKKMATK; encoded by the coding sequence ATGGCTAGAATAGCAGGAATAGATTTGCCAAATAATAAGCAACTTCAAATAGCTCTTACTTCTATTTATGGCATAGGAAGATCTAGAGCTTTAGAGATTTGTAGAAAGACAAATATTGCTCCAGAGAGAAGGGCTAAAGATTTAGATAATGATGAGGTTAATAAGCTTAGAAAGATAATTGAGAATGATTATGTTATTGAGGGAAAGCTTAGGAGTGAGCTAGCTATGTCTATTAAGAGACTTATGGATATTGCATGTTATAGAGGTCTTAGGCATAGAAAAGGTTTACCCTTAAGGGGACAGAGAACTAAAACTAATGCAAGAACTAGGAAGGGCAAGCGAAAAACTGTAGCTAATAAAAAAATGGCTACTAAGTAA
- the rpsK gene encoding 30S ribosomal protein S11: MSTKVSTNKKKIKRSIGEGNVYIQATFNNTIVTVSDIRGNALAWASAGGMGFKGAKKSTPYAAQMTTEAALGKVKDFGINYVHVFVKGPGIGRESAIRAVGSTGIVVKSISDVTPIPHNGCRPKKTRRV, translated from the coding sequence TTGAGTACAAAGGTGTCAACTAATAAAAAAAAGATAAAAAGAAGTATTGGCGAGGGAAATGTTTATATACAGGCTACTTTTAATAATACAATTGTAACTGTATCAGACATAAGAGGTAATGCTTTGGCTTGGGCAAGTGCAGGTGGAATGGGATTTAAGGGTGCTAAAAAATCAACTCCTTATGCTGCTCAGATGACCACAGAAGCTGCTTTAGGTAAAGTTAAGGATTTTGGAATTAATTATGTTCATGTTTTTGTTAAAGGGCCAGGAATTGGTAGAGAGTCTGCTATACGAGCTGTTGGGTCAACAGGTATAGTTGTAAAATCAATCTCAGACGTTACTCCAATACCGCATAATGGATGTAGACCTAAGAAAACTAGACGAGTTTAG
- a CDS encoding DNA-directed RNA polymerase subunit alpha has protein sequence MSLGKLLKDFTIPDRIEFLRGEDNGSYGKFVIYPFEKGFGVTIGNTLRRVLLSSIEGYAVSAMRIQSNQGGSLKIVSSEFDLIPGVVEDTLEVIANIKNIHLKLDEGVNSRTISVNVNGKDTNVLKAAHLEMEGVEVFNKDLVIATLSSEANLDFEFQVNYGRGYISSEQNAKYLEEVNTIAIDSIFSPIEKVTYFVEDTRVGQRSDYDKLVMEIWTTGVISAKDAIKKASSVIREFLLPLVNFEDKVVHSVEDSGFVGDSDTLGMSIDKLSLSVRSLNCLNKENVKTLGELISKTPEELSKARNFGKKSLEEIVEKLNSYGLFLGMPKAEALKILNKNDKISS, from the coding sequence ATGTCTTTAGGAAAGCTTTTGAAAGATTTTACTATACCTGATAGGATTGAGTTTTTAAGGGGAGAAGATAATGGCTCTTATGGAAAATTTGTAATATATCCTTTTGAGAAAGGTTTTGGTGTTACCATTGGAAATACTTTAAGACGAGTTTTGTTATCTTCTATTGAAGGATATGCTGTTTCTGCTATGAGAATTCAGTCTAATCAAGGTGGATCTTTGAAGATCGTTTCAAGTGAATTTGATTTAATACCTGGTGTTGTAGAAGATACGCTTGAAGTAATTGCTAATATTAAAAATATTCATTTAAAATTAGATGAGGGAGTTAACAGTAGAACTATAAGTGTAAATGTTAATGGCAAAGATACTAATGTTTTAAAGGCCGCCCATCTTGAAATGGAGGGTGTTGAGGTTTTTAATAAGGATTTAGTTATTGCTACACTGTCAAGTGAAGCAAATTTAGATTTTGAATTTCAGGTGAACTATGGGAGAGGGTATATTTCTTCTGAACAAAATGCAAAATATTTAGAGGAAGTGAATACCATTGCGATTGATTCTATATTCTCTCCAATAGAAAAGGTGACGTATTTTGTTGAAGATACTAGAGTTGGACAAAGATCTGATTATGATAAGCTTGTTATGGAAATTTGGACAACAGGTGTTATTAGTGCTAAGGATGCAATCAAGAAGGCATCATCTGTTATAAGGGAATTTTTACTTCCATTGGTAAATTTTGAAGATAAAGTTGTTCATTCTGTTGAAGATTCTGGATTTGTTGGAGATTCTGATACTCTTGGTATGAGTATTGATAAACTAAGTTTATCTGTTAGATCATTGAATTGTTTAAATAAAGAAAATGTTAAAACTTTAGGAGAACTTATTAGTAAAACTCCAGAGGAACTTTCAAAAGCAAGAAATTTTGGTAAAAAAAGTTTAGAAGAAATAGTTGAAAAGCTTAATTCTTATGGATTATTTTTAGGAATGCCTAAAGCAGAAGCTCTAAAAATCTTGAATAAAAACGATAAAATATCTAGTTAG
- the rplQ gene encoding 50S ribosomal protein L17, with translation MKTKVGFNRLDRKSSHRRALLKNMVISLLRHEKIISTKAKLSEVKRFAEKLITRAKVDSVHNRREVSKFIHDKYILNKLFTKISPIFNERKGGYTRVIKLGRRYGDAAEMAILELVDKTL, from the coding sequence ATGAAAACTAAGGTAGGATTTAATAGATTAGATAGAAAATCAAGTCATAGAAGGGCACTTTTAAAAAATATGGTAATTTCTCTTTTAAGGCATGAAAAAATAATTTCTACTAAGGCAAAATTGAGTGAAGTTAAGAGATTTGCTGAGAAGTTGATTACAAGGGCCAAAGTTGATAGCGTTCATAATAGAAGAGAAGTATCAAAATTTATACATGATAAGTATATCCTGAATAAATTATTTACTAAAATTTCCCCTATCTTTAATGAGAGAAAGGGTGGTTATACTAGGGTTATTAAGCTAGGACGAAGGTATGGAGATGCAGCTGAGATGGCAATTCTTGAACTAGTTGATAAGACCTTATGA
- the rny gene encoding ribonuclease Y — protein sequence MSYITFSSILAGILGVILGFVIRIILGRFALLNLDKKLKKVQEEAILEIENERKRIIAHTKTQMLKDKNQQDREIRERKNEVFNLERRLLQREETLDKRISALDKQQSRIDVKLKEFEQKEKIIRDKELSLVKKLENISGLTKEEARKIVIEKVENESKRDAQIIINKSEQEAQLLADKVAKDILVSTMQRIVTEVSSEFTVTSVELPNDEMKGRIIGKEGRNIRVLETLIGADIIIDDTPEAVVISCFDPVRKEIAKRTLERLVADGRIHPARIEEVVYSVTSEINSIILEEGEKAVFDLNIHGFDKRLIRGLGRLYFRSSYGQNVLSHSRETAIIGEILAKEMKLDPVVVKRACLLHDIGKGMESISENSEGHAITGAELAQSCGESDIVVNAIASHHNEIRPESFEAIVVQIADAISASRPGARRESLNNYISRLKRLEEIAYGFEGVQKCYAIQAGREVRIIVDNLLINDDKATMLARDIAKKIELEMRYPGKIKVTIIRETRVIEYAR from the coding sequence ATGTCATATATTACTTTTTCGTCTATTCTTGCTGGTATCCTAGGTGTTATATTAGGTTTTGTGATAAGAATTATTTTAGGTAGGTTTGCTTTATTAAATTTAGATAAAAAGCTAAAGAAAGTACAAGAAGAGGCCATTTTAGAGATAGAAAATGAAAGAAAGCGAATTATTGCACATACAAAGACTCAAATGCTTAAAGATAAGAACCAGCAGGATAGGGAAATAAGAGAACGAAAGAATGAGGTTTTTAATTTAGAAAGAAGATTATTACAAAGAGAAGAAACTTTAGATAAGAGGATCTCAGCTCTTGATAAGCAGCAAAGTAGAATTGATGTTAAGCTTAAAGAGTTTGAGCAAAAAGAAAAAATAATAAGAGATAAAGAATTATCTCTTGTTAAGAAGTTAGAAAATATTTCTGGTCTTACTAAAGAAGAAGCAAGAAAGATTGTAATTGAAAAAGTCGAAAATGAATCTAAAAGAGACGCTCAAATAATTATTAATAAAAGTGAACAAGAGGCTCAGCTTTTAGCGGATAAGGTAGCAAAAGATATATTAGTTTCTACCATGCAACGCATAGTAACTGAAGTCAGTTCTGAATTTACAGTTACTTCTGTTGAGCTGCCTAATGATGAGATGAAAGGTAGGATTATCGGTAAGGAAGGACGTAATATTAGAGTTCTTGAAACTTTAATAGGTGCAGATATTATTATTGATGACACTCCTGAAGCTGTTGTTATATCTTGTTTTGATCCAGTAAGGAAAGAGATAGCTAAAAGAACACTTGAAAGGCTTGTTGCAGATGGAAGGATTCATCCTGCAAGAATTGAAGAAGTTGTATATAGTGTTACAAGTGAGATCAATAGTATCATTCTTGAAGAAGGCGAAAAGGCAGTATTTGATCTAAATATACATGGATTTGATAAAAGACTTATCAGGGGACTTGGAAGACTTTACTTTAGAAGTAGTTATGGTCAAAATGTTCTAAGTCATTCAAGGGAAACAGCAATAATAGGGGAGATTTTAGCTAAAGAGATGAAATTAGATCCTGTTGTTGTAAAAAGGGCATGTCTTTTGCATGATATTGGAAAAGGTATGGAGAGTATTTCTGAGAATAGTGAGGGACATGCTATTACAGGTGCTGAACTTGCTCAAAGTTGTGGGGAGAGCGATATTGTTGTTAATGCTATTGCGTCGCATCATAATGAAATAAGGCCTGAAAGTTTTGAGGCTATTGTTGTTCAAATAGCTGATGCTATTTCTGCATCTCGTCCTGGTGCAAGACGTGAGAGTTTGAATAATTATATAAGTAGACTTAAAAGACTTGAAGAGATTGCATATGGTTTTGAGGGTGTTCAGAAGTGCTATGCAATTCAGGCTGGTCGTGAAGTTAGAATCATTGTTGACAATCTATTAATTAATGATGATAAAGCTACTATGCTTGCAAGAGACATTGCAAAAAAAATAGAACTTGAAATGAGATATCCTGG